One Rissa tridactyla isolate bRisTri1 chromosome 1, bRisTri1.patW.cur.20221130, whole genome shotgun sequence DNA segment encodes these proteins:
- the NDUFB4 gene encoding NADH dehydrogenase [ubiquinone] 1 beta subcomplex subunit 4: MAAGPPPTAAQAYRPNRFVSLPAELDPETYDLSPEKRRAEAERLAIRARLKRQYQLQLNNPNPPAIIEDPALIRWAYARSQNVYPTFRPTPKTSFLGAVFAIGPILFWAAVFKADRDRKEKLIQEGKYKRPFSVF, encoded by the exons atggcggcgggccCGCCTCCCACCGCCGCCCAGGCCTACCGGCCCAACCGCTTCGTCTCGCTGCCGGCCGAGCTCGACCCCGAGACCTACGACTTGTCGCCGGAGAAGCGCCGCGCCGAGGCCGAGCGCTTGGCTATCCGCGCCCGGTTGAAGCGGCAGTACCAGCTGCAGCTCAACAACCCCAACCCACCCGCCATCATC GAAGATCCTGCCTTGATCCGCTGGGCCTATGCTAGGTCGCAGAACGTCTACCCTACTTTCCGCCCGACGCCCAAGACGTCCTTTCTAGGAGCCGTTTTTGCGATAGGCCCTATCCTCTTCTGGGCTGCTGTCTTCAAAGCTGACAGG GATCGTAAAGAGAAGCTTATCCAAGAAGGTAAATACAAGCGACCGTTCAGTGTATTTTAA